The Pseudanabaena galeata CCNP1313 genome includes a region encoding these proteins:
- a CDS encoding YbaB/EbfC family nucleoid-associated protein, translating to MSEGKGFGFGLGKMKEAFQKAQQIQEGAKKLQEELDELRLTGESGGGLVKITLSGNQEPQSVEIAPEALNEGAEVLSDLVLAALKDAYQLSTGTMKQKMEDLTGGLGLPAGF from the coding sequence ATGTCAGAGGGAAAAGGATTTGGCTTTGGTTTAGGCAAAATGAAAGAAGCCTTCCAAAAAGCCCAGCAAATTCAAGAAGGCGCTAAAAAGCTGCAAGAAGAATTAGATGAATTACGTTTAACTGGTGAATCGGGTGGTGGTTTGGTAAAAATCACTCTAAGCGGCAACCAAGAACCTCAAAGTGTGGAAATCGCTCCTGAAGCTTTGAATGAAGGCGCAGAAGTTTTATCAGACTTGGTACTTGCAGCCCTCAAGGATGCTTATCAGCTTTCTACTGGCACAATGAAACAAAAAATGGAAGATCTCACTGGTGGCTTAGGTTTGCCCGCAGGTTTCTAA
- a CDS encoding DUF3134 domain-containing protein → MINNPALRVQRRNQPAALIPTQQEVSILDWLESTGRLIAREGTESSLKFDDEAEELSELMLGDDPNYIDDDDDDNDDDDID, encoded by the coding sequence ATGATTAACAACCCCGCTTTGCGCGTTCAGCGCCGCAACCAACCCGCAGCACTCATCCCTACACAACAGGAAGTTTCTATTCTTGATTGGCTAGAGTCCACAGGGCGCTTAATTGCTAGAGAAGGTACTGAGTCGAGCTTAAAGTTTGATGATGAAGCTGAAGAATTAAGTGAATTGATGTTAGGCGATGACCCTAATTACATCGATGATGACGACGACGACAATGATGACGACGATATTGATTAG
- a CDS encoding TIGR02450 family Trp-rich protein, translated as MTKKQKFPHLIGSKWTAMQETFGWRHFVVVNRKNEGDLVFAEIKAACDDSVRFWLNAKALKRRSLWLPGWKTLQEM; from the coding sequence ATGACCAAAAAACAAAAATTTCCGCATTTGATTGGGTCTAAATGGACGGCGATGCAAGAAACCTTCGGGTGGCGACATTTTGTGGTAGTCAATCGCAAAAATGAAGGAGATTTAGTTTTTGCAGAGATCAAAGCAGCTTGTGATGATTCTGTAAGGTTTTGGCTCAATGCTAAAGCTCTAAAGAGGCGATCGCTTTGGCTACCTGGTTGGAAAACATTACAGGAAATGTAA
- a CDS encoding phosphotransacetylase family protein yields the protein MPQAKHLLIGSTRSGSGKSATILGLTYNLQAKGYKIGYGKPIGTFTTKELPESAERTEADVEFIKQALNLPQSLLRPTLLNLDRSALQHRLSGEDTSDYSTKLDEYKKLIEGDLVLLEAPANTAEGAIFGLSLEEMADQLEAPILLVMRFGSLLVVDHILMAKRRFGDRLLGVVINDIPDEQYETSLEILHPYLENQGIPVFALMPENRTLRSVSVAEIIEQLGANVLCRPENIDLGKIMVEELKIGAMDVNSAQSYFRKSFNKAVITGSSRIDLQFAALETSTNCLILTGRPFISDDVAHKAMELGVPILSVSKDTLSTVSIIEGCLGQVRLHEGVKVTSICDMMAKHFNFDRFLKLMNIKALATA from the coding sequence GTGCCACAGGCTAAGCATTTGCTGATTGGTTCCACCCGATCAGGCAGTGGAAAATCAGCAACAATTTTGGGATTAACATATAACTTGCAAGCTAAAGGTTACAAGATTGGCTATGGTAAGCCAATAGGTACTTTTACGACCAAAGAATTACCCGAATCAGCCGAACGCACTGAAGCTGATGTGGAATTTATTAAGCAAGCGCTAAATTTGCCGCAATCCCTTTTGCGACCCACTCTACTGAATCTCGACAGATCTGCCCTCCAACATCGCCTATCTGGTGAAGATACATCTGATTACAGCACTAAGTTGGATGAGTATAAAAAATTAATTGAAGGCGATCTCGTACTTTTAGAAGCCCCTGCTAATACGGCTGAAGGCGCGATCTTTGGGCTTTCCCTAGAGGAAATGGCTGATCAACTCGAAGCGCCTATTTTGTTAGTCATGCGATTTGGCTCGTTGTTAGTGGTTGACCATATCTTGATGGCAAAACGACGCTTTGGCGATCGCCTATTAGGAGTGGTGATCAATGACATTCCTGATGAGCAGTATGAAACATCGTTGGAGATTCTCCACCCTTATCTTGAAAATCAAGGCATTCCCGTATTTGCGCTCATGCCAGAGAATCGCACTTTGCGAAGTGTCAGCGTCGCGGAAATTATCGAGCAACTGGGGGCAAACGTCCTCTGCCGTCCTGAAAATATTGATTTAGGCAAAATCATGGTTGAGGAACTCAAAATTGGGGCGATGGATGTCAACTCCGCTCAAAGCTATTTCCGCAAGTCCTTTAACAAAGCTGTAATTACTGGCAGTAGCCGCATCGATCTCCAGTTTGCAGCCCTAGAAACATCAACAAACTGCTTAATTTTGACAGGTCGTCCTTTTATTAGTGATGATGTCGCCCATAAAGCCATGGAATTAGGTGTGCCAATCCTCTCAGTCAGCAAAGACACTCTTAGCACGGTCAGTATTATCGAGGGCTGTCTGGGTCAAGTACGCTTGCATGAGGGAGTGAAAGTAACAAGCATTTGCGACATGATGGCAAAACACTTTAACTTTGATCGCTTCCTAAAGTTAATGAATATTAAAGCTCTAGCTACAGCTTAA